Proteins encoded in a region of the Desulfobacteraceae bacterium genome:
- the flhB gene encoding flagellar biosynthesis protein FlhB, translated as MPEQGFQERTERATPRKREQAREKGQVARSADISSVCVLLAGVLALYFFSHHLYRGLASVIRSGLSFDRITEFSSAGCLQLCSTVLLRFLIMLLPVMGAVFLAALAANLIQVGFHLSGQALAPRLDKLSVSKGFGRLFSLRSLVELVKSLLKLGIVGGVAYLAVKGQSAGLLSLYDMSPNAITAFILGAALKLFLWVGLIMALVAALDYGFQRWKFEQELKMTKQEVKEEAKQAEGDPQIKARIRSIQQQAARKRMMQALPQADVVVTNPTHLAVAIKYDPLSMGAPQVVAKGAGAVAARIRQLAAGYGIPVVENKGLARNLYKTVEPGREIPSELYRAVAELLAYVYRLKGNARR; from the coding sequence ATGCCTGAACAGGGGTTCCAGGAGCGCACCGAGCGGGCGACCCCGCGCAAACGCGAACAGGCCCGTGAAAAAGGCCAGGTGGCCCGCAGCGCCGACATCTCATCGGTCTGTGTGCTGCTGGCCGGGGTCTTGGCGCTCTATTTTTTCAGCCACCATCTCTACCGGGGGCTTGCCTCGGTCATCCGCAGCGGCCTGAGCTTTGACCGGATAACGGAATTCAGCAGCGCCGGATGCCTGCAGCTGTGCTCAACGGTTTTGCTGCGCTTTCTGATCATGTTGCTGCCGGTGATGGGCGCGGTCTTTCTGGCCGCCCTGGCCGCCAACCTGATCCAGGTCGGCTTCCACCTGTCCGGGCAGGCGCTGGCCCCCAGGCTCGACAAGCTGAGCGTCAGCAAGGGGTTTGGCCGCCTGTTTTCGCTGCGCTCGCTGGTGGAGCTGGTCAAGTCGCTTCTCAAGCTGGGGATCGTCGGCGGCGTCGCCTATCTGGCGGTCAAGGGTCAAAGCGCCGGCCTGCTGAGCCTCTACGACATGAGCCCCAACGCCATTACGGCCTTTATCCTGGGGGCGGCCCTCAAGCTTTTTCTCTGGGTGGGGCTGATCATGGCCCTGGTGGCGGCCCTGGACTACGGGTTCCAGCGCTGGAAGTTTGAGCAGGAACTCAAGATGACCAAGCAGGAGGTCAAGGAGGAGGCCAAACAGGCCGAAGGCGACCCCCAGATCAAGGCCCGCATCCGCAGCATTCAGCAGCAGGCGGCGCGCAAGCGCATGATGCAGGCCCTTCCCCAGGCCGACGTGGTGGTTACCAACCCCACCCACCTGGCCGTGGCCATCAAATACGATCCCCTCAGCATGGGAGCCCCGCAGGTGGTGGCCAAAGGCGCCGGAGCGGTGGCGGCCCGCATCCGGCAGCTGGCCGCCGGCTACGGCATCCCGGTGGTGGAGAACAAGGGCTTGGCAAGAAATTTGTATAAGACAGTGGAGCCCGGCCGCGAGATTCCCTCTGAGCTCTACCGGGCGGTGGCCGAACTGCTGGCCTACGTTTACAGGCTCAAGGGCAACGCACGCAGATAA
- the flhA gene encoding flagellar biosynthesis protein FlhA — protein sequence MEISAGNKSMSAGLPREAGDIGLVLAVIGILLAMILPIPAMLLDFCLALNVTVAVIVLINTMYVTSPMDFAIFPTLLLVLTLFRLALNIASTRLILLHGSEGPLAAGAVIKSFGSFVVGGNYVIGMIIFVILVLINFIVITKGSGRIAEVAARFTLDAMPGKQMAIDADLNAGIIDENEARDRRKAIARESEFHGAMDGASKFVRGDAIAGIIITLINIFGGFVIGVAQQGMSMISAAQNYTLLTVGDGLVSQIPALIISTAAGILVSRAASEARMGREFSRHILANPTPIYIGSGVTFLLGLVPGLPAGPFMFLATVLGGSVYLFERKRSAETDLVPTKTEAAQAAESPGPEDVEHLLALDVMELEVGYGLIPLVDKNQDGSLLNRIRGIRRQFASEMGMVIPPIHIRDNLKLKPPEYRVLVKGVELARGEVMVNHLLAMDPGDVTQKVSGIPTTEPAFNLPALWIPGEKEEDARFAGYTVVDNATVVATHLTEVLRSSAPDLLGRQEVQHLLDTLAKTSPKAVEELVPALLPLGIVQKVLQNLLREQVSIRDLLTVVETLADYAPLSRDPDLLTEYVRQKLARTIVGPYVQSDGMLPVITVDAKVEDLLTKGIQHTEHGAYLSLEPGILDSVTQAARKAIGAVGEMGLQAMIVCSPMLRRHLKRLLAQASVNAMVISQAEIIPNIRIQSLGRIKL from the coding sequence ATGGAGATCAGCGCAGGAAACAAGTCGATGTCCGCCGGTCTGCCCAGGGAGGCCGGCGATATCGGCCTGGTCCTGGCCGTAATTGGCATCCTGCTGGCCATGATCCTGCCCATCCCCGCGATGCTCCTGGATTTCTGTCTGGCGTTGAACGTCACCGTCGCCGTCATCGTGTTGATCAACACCATGTACGTGACCTCGCCGATGGACTTCGCGATCTTTCCCACCCTGCTGCTGGTGCTGACCCTTTTCCGCCTGGCCCTCAACATCGCCTCCACCCGCCTGATCCTCCTGCACGGCAGCGAAGGACCGCTGGCGGCCGGCGCGGTCATCAAGTCCTTCGGGAGTTTTGTGGTCGGCGGGAACTACGTCATCGGGATGATCATTTTCGTGATCCTGGTGCTGATCAACTTTATCGTCATCACCAAGGGCTCCGGGCGAATCGCCGAGGTGGCGGCACGTTTTACGCTGGACGCCATGCCGGGCAAGCAGATGGCCATCGACGCCGACTTGAACGCCGGCATCATCGACGAAAACGAGGCCCGCGACCGGCGCAAGGCCATCGCCCGTGAGTCCGAGTTTCACGGCGCCATGGACGGGGCCAGCAAATTCGTCCGCGGCGACGCGATTGCCGGGATCATTATCACCCTGATCAATATTTTCGGCGGGTTCGTGATCGGCGTGGCCCAACAGGGCATGTCGATGATCAGCGCCGCCCAGAACTACACCCTTTTGACGGTTGGTGACGGTCTGGTGTCCCAGATCCCGGCCCTGATCATCTCCACCGCCGCGGGCATCCTGGTCAGCCGGGCGGCCTCCGAAGCCCGTATGGGCCGGGAGTTCAGCCGGCACATCCTGGCTAACCCGACCCCGATTTACATCGGCTCCGGGGTCACCTTCCTGCTGGGGCTGGTGCCGGGTTTGCCGGCGGGCCCGTTCATGTTTCTGGCCACTGTCCTGGGCGGCTCGGTTTATCTCTTCGAGCGCAAGCGCAGCGCCGAAACGGACCTGGTGCCGACGAAAACCGAAGCCGCCCAGGCGGCCGAATCCCCGGGGCCCGAGGATGTGGAACATCTTCTGGCGCTCGACGTGATGGAACTGGAGGTCGGTTACGGGCTGATTCCGCTGGTGGATAAAAACCAGGACGGCAGCCTGCTCAACCGCATCCGCGGCATCCGGCGTCAGTTCGCCAGCGAAATGGGCATGGTGATTCCCCCGATCCACATCCGTGACAACCTCAAGCTCAAGCCCCCCGAGTACCGGGTTCTGGTCAAGGGGGTCGAGCTGGCCCGGGGTGAGGTGATGGTCAACCACTTGCTGGCCATGGATCCCGGTGATGTGACCCAGAAGGTCAGCGGTATTCCGACCACCGAGCCGGCCTTCAACCTGCCGGCCCTTTGGATTCCCGGCGAAAAGGAGGAGGACGCCAGGTTCGCGGGCTACACCGTGGTGGACAACGCCACCGTCGTGGCCACCCATCTGACCGAGGTGCTGCGCAGCAGCGCCCCGGATCTGCTGGGGCGCCAGGAAGTCCAGCACCTGCTCGACACCCTTGCCAAAACCAGCCCCAAGGCCGTCGAGGAGCTTGTGCCCGCCCTGCTGCCGTTGGGCATCGTCCAGAAGGTGCTGCAGAACCTGCTGCGCGAGCAGGTTTCCATCCGCGATCTGCTCACCGTGGTGGAGACCCTGGCCGATTATGCGCCCCTCAGCCGGGACCCGGACCTGCTCACCGAATACGTGCGGCAAAAGCTGGCGCGCACCATCGTCGGGCCCTACGTTCAATCCGACGGGATGCTGCCGGTGATCACCGTCGATGCCAAGGTCGAAGACCTGCTGACCAAGGGGATCCAGCATACCGAGCACGGCGCTTACCTTTCGCTGGAACCGGGGATCTTGGATTCTGTAACTCAGGCGGCCAGGAAGGCCATCGGCGCCGTCGGCGAGATGGGGCTCCAGGCCATGATCGTCTGCTCACCGATGCTGCGGCGGCATCTCAAACGGTTGCTGGCCCAGGCTTCGGTGAACGCGATGGTCATCTCACAGGCCGAAATCATCCCCAACATTCGAATTCAGTCCCTGGGACGGATAAAGCTCTAA
- the flhF gene encoding flagellar biosynthesis protein FlhF, with amino-acid sequence MGVRNYKARSIAEALRRVKADLGSDAMILSTRQLPAGFKNPYGGAMFEVSAICAQEAPEAAGHGRADAFMSGAVGPQPDSAAPEACGMGWQALQSELVGIREMLGLLNMGGGLPDMILEHPQWLGLYARLVRAGVSAQRVQGALRHLCQAGSPSDPAGAAQRVMAEILKSVLTCEPFAAAAGAPQFAAFVGPTGVGKTTTIAKLAAELSLKAKKRVGLISIDSFRIGAVEQLRTYAAIMGLPCLPAFSHQDLRLAVEKMARQDVVLIDTAGHSHLDGQRMQQLQTLLGGQGPIASHLVLSAATNRLDLQEAAARFAVFRPCSYVFTKLDETRQRGVIIDQAETLRLPISYITTGQRVPEDILPATRQTILDRIFDAPGPVPEVPTLKGRP; translated from the coding sequence ATGGGTGTCCGCAACTACAAGGCCAGAAGCATCGCCGAGGCCCTTCGCCGGGTCAAGGCGGATCTGGGCTCAGACGCCATGATTCTCTCCACCCGCCAGCTCCCTGCAGGGTTCAAGAACCCTTACGGCGGCGCCATGTTTGAGGTCTCCGCAATTTGCGCCCAGGAAGCGCCGGAAGCCGCCGGACACGGCCGGGCCGACGCTTTTATGTCGGGGGCGGTCGGCCCGCAGCCGGACAGCGCGGCGCCCGAAGCCTGCGGGATGGGCTGGCAGGCGCTGCAGAGCGAACTTGTCGGAATCCGCGAAATGCTGGGTCTGCTCAATATGGGCGGCGGGCTGCCCGACATGATTCTGGAGCACCCCCAATGGCTCGGTCTTTACGCGCGGCTGGTGCGTGCCGGGGTTTCGGCCCAACGGGTGCAAGGGGCGCTGCGGCATCTTTGCCAAGCGGGCTCCCCGTCCGACCCCGCGGGCGCCGCCCAGCGCGTCATGGCCGAAATTCTCAAGTCGGTTCTGACCTGCGAGCCCTTTGCGGCCGCCGCCGGCGCCCCGCAGTTTGCCGCTTTCGTGGGGCCCACCGGTGTCGGCAAGACCACCACGATCGCCAAGCTGGCGGCCGAACTCAGCCTCAAAGCCAAAAAGCGGGTGGGACTGATCTCGATCGACAGTTTCCGGATCGGCGCCGTTGAGCAGCTCCGGACGTATGCCGCCATCATGGGGCTGCCCTGCCTGCCCGCCTTCTCGCACCAGGACCTCAGGTTGGCGGTGGAAAAAATGGCCCGGCAGGACGTTGTCTTGATCGACACCGCCGGCCACAGCCATCTCGACGGCCAGCGGATGCAGCAGCTGCAGACGCTGCTGGGAGGGCAGGGGCCGATCGCCAGCCACCTGGTTCTCAGCGCAGCCACCAACCGCCTGGACCTTCAGGAGGCCGCGGCGCGCTTCGCCGTATTCAGACCTTGTTCGTACGTTTTTACCAAGCTGGACGAAACCCGGCAGCGCGGGGTGATCATCGATCAGGCCGAAACCCTGCGGCTTCCGATTTCTTACATTACCACCGGGCAGCGGGTGCCGGAGGACATCCTTCCGGCCACCCGGCAGACGATTCTGGACCGCATTTTCGACGCCCCCGGCCCCGTGCCGGAAGTACCGACCCTGAAAGGGAGACCCTGA
- a CDS encoding MinD/ParA family protein, whose protein sequence is MDQASSLRKIISTHARQRPQRLSTPAAGDTAAAVPAPRAIAVTSGKGGVGKTNIVGNLALVLADRGHKVLILDADLGLANIDIIFGVHPKFNIGHVLDGEKTLSEIIVEGPAGIQIVPAGSGFTHLTHLTEGQKLNLLGEFEAFGNELDVMLIDTGAGISSNVLYFNLAADDCIIVATPEPTAITDAYAMMKVMSLQHGTRHFQLLVNMATSELEAKAVYASLVQAAERFLNGVVIQYLGMVPSDHSVTRAVRDRRIAVEAYPEAAWSRGINALADQLMDAPRCQNTDGNIKFFFKRFIEFRV, encoded by the coding sequence GTGGATCAAGCCAGCAGCCTCCGAAAAATCATTTCCACCCATGCCCGCCAGAGGCCGCAGCGCTTGAGCACCCCGGCAGCCGGCGATACAGCGGCTGCGGTCCCCGCCCCGCGGGCCATCGCCGTAACCAGCGGCAAGGGCGGTGTGGGCAAGACCAATATCGTCGGCAACCTGGCCCTGGTGCTGGCCGACCGCGGCCACAAGGTGCTCATCCTGGATGCCGATCTCGGGCTGGCCAATATCGACATCATTTTCGGCGTTCACCCGAAATTCAATATCGGACACGTGCTCGACGGCGAAAAAACCCTCTCGGAGATCATCGTCGAGGGCCCGGCCGGGATCCAGATCGTCCCGGCCGGCTCCGGCTTCACCCACCTGACCCATCTGACCGAGGGGCAGAAGCTCAACCTGCTGGGGGAGTTCGAGGCCTTCGGCAACGAGCTGGACGTGATGCTGATCGACACCGGGGCCGGGATATCGTCCAATGTCCTCTATTTCAATCTGGCGGCCGACGACTGCATCATCGTGGCGACCCCCGAGCCCACCGCCATCACCGACGCCTATGCCATGATGAAGGTCATGTCTCTGCAGCACGGGACCCGTCATTTCCAACTGCTGGTCAACATGGCCACCAGCGAGCTGGAGGCCAAAGCGGTCTACGCCAGCCTGGTGCAGGCCGCCGAGCGCTTCCTCAACGGGGTTGTGATTCAATACCTGGGCATGGTTCCCAGCGATCATAGCGTCACCCGCGCGGTGCGCGACCGGCGCATCGCCGTCGAGGCATACCCCGAAGCCGCCTGGAGCCGCGGCATCAACGCCCTGGCCGATCAGCTCATGGACGCGCCGCGGTGCCAGAATACCGACGGCAATATCAAGTTTTTTTTCAAACGTTTCATCGAATTCCGTGTCTGA
- a CDS encoding FliA/WhiG family RNA polymerase sigma factor, translated as MTTKFAYASGGNDQCYFDEKEREALIVRYAPLVKRIAGRMAMRIPSSVLFDELLSAGCLGLINAVDRFDPERDVNLKTYAEYRIKGAILDELRRMDWYSRSMRKKMQRIEKALVAVEGRTQRPAEAQEIAAELGIALEDYFNTLSDIHRVSLLSLDEFIKDEANDAVSKKSFQESIRSADDPSENVAKEELKRVIAQAIKTLSEKEQIVVSLYYYDELTLKEIGHVLSLTESRICQIHAMAVIKLKIRLKKYCAI; from the coding sequence ATGACGACAAAATTTGCGTATGCTAGCGGTGGGAACGACCAGTGTTATTTCGATGAAAAAGAACGCGAGGCCTTGATCGTCAGGTATGCCCCGCTGGTCAAGCGGATCGCTGGCCGAATGGCCATGCGGATTCCCTCCAGCGTTCTTTTCGACGAACTGCTCAGTGCCGGCTGTCTCGGTCTGATCAACGCGGTGGACCGCTTTGACCCCGAAAGGGATGTCAACCTCAAGACCTACGCCGAGTATCGGATCAAGGGGGCGATCCTGGACGAACTTCGCCGGATGGACTGGTATTCGCGGTCCATGCGGAAAAAAATGCAGCGGATCGAAAAGGCTCTGGTGGCGGTGGAGGGCCGCACCCAGCGGCCGGCCGAAGCCCAGGAGATCGCCGCGGAGTTGGGCATCGCGCTGGAAGATTACTTCAATACTCTCTCGGACATCCATCGGGTATCACTGCTGAGCCTGGATGAGTTCATCAAGGATGAGGCCAATGACGCGGTCTCCAAAAAATCCTTTCAGGAGAGCATCCGCAGCGCAGACGACCCTTCCGAAAACGTGGCCAAGGAGGAACTCAAGCGCGTGATTGCCCAGGCCATCAAAACGCTTTCGGAAAAAGAGCAGATCGTGGTCTCGCTATACTACTACGACGAGTTGACCCTTAAGGAGATCGGACACGTGTTGAGTCTCACGGAGTCGCGCATCTGCCAGATCCACGCCATGGCGGTGATCAAATTGAAGATCCGCCTCAAGAAATACTGTGCGATCTAA